A stretch of DNA from Triticum dicoccoides isolate Atlit2015 ecotype Zavitan chromosome 2A, WEW_v2.0, whole genome shotgun sequence:
GCAAGGCACTGGGTGCCCTCGACGGCACCGGGGCCTTCCGCATGCCCCTCGCCGCTGACCTCCACGGCGCCGACTGCGTCGCACAGCTCCACAGTGCAGCCTCCAACGCGCCGTGTCCTGGCCAGGAGCCATCCAAGATCGTGCCGGTTTCCGAGGGCACCATCTTCGGTATCGTCGCCGGCGACAGCATTGCCACACCGTCTGCAGCGTCGCCGGAGTGCGCATCCATGACCCTGTGCGGGCCAATCAAGAAGCACATCATCGAGCACTTCCACCACAAGAAGCCCGTGCCACCGAAGCCGGAGCCCAAGCCCCAGCCCCACCCGGACTACGGCCCCGTGCCCAAGCCCGAGCCAAAGCCGCAGCCCCACCCGGACTACCACCCCATCCCTCCCACGCCCACctacggcggcggaggtggcggcggatACCACGGACACCACTGAGTCTGGTCTACCACCGTCGTCCTGCCCAGCGATGAAATCTCATCAACGGGTTCAAAGTCAGTGAGTGATTGACGTTGCTATTTATGATCGGTTTGCATGCGTGGGTGGATTGTTTGGTGCTGTGCCATTCGCTGCCCCGTTTTAGTATCTGCACCGCAGAGTTGAGAGTTCAGAATAACAGTTGTGAGGAACACATGGATCACTGTGTATTTTGCTTTTTAAAGATTTGCAATTTCGGTGTGTGTTTTGTATACGAAGTTGTGGATCAAGTAATTTAATCAAGTCCATTATTTGAGCCAATGGAATTACTGCAGATGTTGGCTTTTTTGGCTTGATCTTGTTCTACTGTGTGCTGCGTGCGTTTAGTTCATGTTTTGCCTAATGTTATAGGCTTGCTTTTACCttcattttcttttaagtttttggTTCATGTAATAACTGTGTGGTGGTTTTTTAATGGAAAAATGCTACATCGACGGGCTCTTTACGGGGTTTTCAACGGACTCTCCCAAACTAAACTTGccccccccc
This window harbors:
- the LOC119352975 gene encoding proline-rich protein 4-like — translated: MAAPRALVLAVLLAIAVANAEAASVVVGLVKCADCTRKNMKAEEAFKGLQVAVKCKNVHGDYESKALGALDGTGAFRMPLAADLHGADCVAQLHSAASNAPCPGQEPSKIVPVSEGTIFGIVAGDSIATPSAASPECASMTLCGPIKKHIIEHFHHKKPVPPKPEPKPQPHPDYGPVPKPEPKPQPHPDYHPIPPTPTYGGGGGGGYHGHH